CACCGACGAACTGGCCGAGCTGGTCGAGCTGGGCGGCGGCGCGGTCCGGATGGTGACCGTCGCCCCCGAGCGGGACGGGGCGCTGGACGCGATCAAGCTGCTCGTCTCGCACGGCGTGGTCGCCGCGGTCGGCCACACCGACGCCACCTGGGCGCAGACCCGGGCCGCCGTGGCGGCGGGCGCGAGCGTCGGCACCCACCTGTTCAACGGCATGCGCCCGGTGCACCACCGGGAGCCCGGACCGGTGGTGGCCCTGCTGGAGGCCCCGAACGTGGTCTGCGAGCTGGTCGCCGACGGCGTCCACCTGCACGACGGCATGCTCGGCTTCGCCACCTCCGTCGCCGGCCCGGAGCGGGCCGCGCTGATCACCGACGCGATGGCCGCCGCCGGCATGCCCGACGGCGAGTACGAACTCGGTGGTCAGGCCGTCACCGTGGCCGACGGGGTGGCCCGGTTGACCGACGGCGGGGCGATCGCCGGCAGCACCCTCACCATGGACGCCGCCCTCCGGCACGCCGTGGCGGCCGGCGTCCCGCTGCCCGACGCCTGCCGGATGGTGGCCACCACCCCGGCCCGGGCCATCGGCCTCGGCGACCAGGTGGGCACCCTCCAGGCCGGCCTCCGCGCCGACCTCGTCGTGCTCGACGACGACCTGAACGTGGTGCGGGTGATGCGCGCGGGCGCCTGGGTGGAGTGACGCTGCGAGGCGGGGGTCACGCGACCACGATCGACGCCACGTACCCCGGCCGTTCCTGGCGTGACGGTGCTGGCGTGGCGATCCTGACGTGATGCTGTGACGATCGGGCTGGCGTGCCCGCCGTGGTGGTGACGACGGCAGTCCGGCGTGCCGCCATGGTGGTGGCGACGGCGCGCCGCGCCGCGCTGGTCGCGGATCGTCGGGTGGTGCAAGAACGTCGGTCCGGTGCTGTCGCCCGCCGTCCTCGTGGGTGAGTACTCAATGGACGCTACGAGTTTGATGACGTTGATGAATCACCCGGCAGGGTCGGGAAGGGCCGAGCCGGGCAGCGGCCCGCGATTCATTTACGTCATCAAACTCGTAGGCGACACGAGAGGCGCCGCCACGGCCGGCGGACGCAGCGCGTGTCCCCGCCGCTCGCAGCTCGCAGGACCATCGCGGAACGGTCGATCGGGCCAGGTGCCGGGCCGGCAACGACACTGTGAGCGGCCGCAGCCCGCCAACCGAGCGCACGTCAACCAGCCGCGGGCCCAACAGGGGGCGCCCGCCAACCAGCCGGGTCAGCCGGCGGTGGGCACCTCGACGCCGAGGACGGCCTGCTCGTCGGGGCGGTGCACCAGCACGTCCGCCAGATAGGAGTGCACCGCCTGGCGCATGCCCACGTCCCGGCCGGCCTGCTCGGAGAGCAGCCACTTGTGCTCGATGATCTGCGCGAAGAGCTCCTGCGGCTCCAGCTTGCGGCGCAGGTGCGCCGGCACCGCCCGGACCACCGGCTCGAAGACCTCGGTGAGCCAGCGGTGCGCGGCCTGCTGCTCGTCGACCAGGTCGCTCTCCACCCGGTAGGCGTCCAGGTCGTTGAGGAGCCGCCGGGCCTGGTTCTCCTCGGCGTCCAGGCCGGTCAGCCGGAGCAGCCGACGGGTGTGGTAGCCGGCGTCGACCACCTTGGGCCGAACCAGGTAACGCCCGTTGTCGGCGGTCGACATGGCCACCTCGGCGACGTCGAAGCCCAGCTCGTTGAGGCGGCGGATCCGGCCCTCGATGTCGTGCCGGGCCTCCCGCTCGATCTGCTGCTCGTAGGTGATCTCGTGCCAGAGCCGCTCGTAGCGGGCCACGACCTCCTCGCAGACCACCTCCGGGTCGATCGACTCGTGCAGCAGCCCGGCGGCCTGCAGGTCCAGCGCCTCACCGAAGATGTTGACCCGCGCGATCTCCAGGTCCTCGCCGCGCTGGCCCTCGGAGAGCGAGGTGTGCAGCGCCCCCGTCTCGGCGTCCACCAGGTAGGCGGCGAAGGCACCCGCGTCCCGGCGGAACAGCGTGTTCGACAGCGAGCAGTCGCCCCAGAAGAAACCGGTCAGGTGCATCCGTACGATCAGCGCGGCGAGCGCGTCCAGCAGCCGGTTCATCGTCTCCGGCCGGAGCGTGTTGGAGAAGAGCGCCCGGTAGGGCAGCGAGAACTGCAGGTGCCGGGTGATCAGCACCGACTCCAGCGGCTCCCCGTCGTCGGTCTGCCGGTCGGCGACGACCGCCACCGCCTCGACCGACGGGAAGTCGATCCGTTCCAGGGCGCGGAGCAGGTCGTACTCCCGCTCGGCGATCCGCTCGCGGGTCTCCTTGAACGCGTACACGTAGTCGCCGAGGCGGACGAAGCGCACGATGTGCCGCGAGATGCCCTGCGGCAGCGCGACCAGGTGCTGGGCAGGCCACTCCTCCAGCGGGGTCGACCAGGGAAGGTCGAGCAGCGCCGGGTCGACGAGAGCCGAGGTGATCCGCACGGGGACAAGTGTGCCGGCTCACCCCGCCGGAGCGCTTCCCTTCGTGGGCCGGCACACAGCGATCGACGCCCGCGCGGCTCCGGCACCGCCCGCGGCCGGTAGCGTGGTCGCGTGCGCCAGACCTCGGGGGTACGCGAGAAGCTGCGACTCCGCCCCGTCCGACCGGCCGGCTGGTGGTGGGACGCGGCCCTGCTGGCCGCCCTCGTCGCGCTGACCGTGGCGCTCGCCACCGGCCACCTGTTCGGCCTGGACCGGGCGGTCGCCGACTGGGCGGGGGCCCACCGGCCGACCGCGGCCCGTTGGCTCGCCATGATCCTCAACTACCTGGGCCAGGGCACCCCGCTGACACTGCTCGCCGCCGGGCTGGGCGTGCTGCTGGCGGTCCGGCTCCGGTCGGTCCGCCCGGTGCTGCCGCCGGTGACCGCGTTCGTGCTCACCTTCCTGACCATCGGCCCGCTGAAGGTGTGGACCGCCCGACCGGCACCCACCGCCAGCGTCAAGGAGCCGTTTCTGCCGCCGGACCGGACGCTGCCGCTGTTCCAGCACGACCTGCCGGTGAGCTACGCCCAGTCGTACCCGTCCGGGCACGTCGCCAACGCCATCGTCTGGTACGGCGTGCTCGCGCTGCTGCTCGGTCCGCTGCTGGCCAGCTTCGGCCGGACGGTCCCGCCCCACCTGGTCACCCTGGTCCGGGTGCTGCCGCCGGTGATCGTGCTCGGCACCACCACCTACCTGGGCTGGCACTGGCTGACCGACTCGGTCGCCGGGCTGCTGCTGGGGCTGCTGCTGGACCGGATCCTGCGCCGGGTGCCCTGGGACGACCTGCCCCTGCCGGGCAGGTTCCGGAACTGGAACCGGCCGTTCACCTCGTACCCCTAGGGTCCGGACCGTGGACGAACTGCGGCGGCGGCTGGGCGTACCCGATGCGGTGGTCATCGGTCTGGGGTCGATGCTCGGCGCGGGCGTCTTCGTGGTCTTCGCCCCGGCCGCGGCGGCGGCCGGTGGGGCCGGAGTGCTCGTCGCGCTGGCCCTGGCCGGCTTCATCGCCTGGTGCAACGCGACCAGCTCGGCGCGGCTGGCCGCCCGCTACCCGGAGTCCGGCGGCACCTACGTCTACGGCCGGGAACGGCTGCACCCGTTCGCCGGCTTCGTCGCCGGCTGGGGATTCGTGGTCGGCAAGACGGCGAGCTGCGCGGCGATGGCGTTGACCATCGGGGCGTACCTCTGGCCCGGCCGGGCGCGGCTCGTCGCGGTCGTGGCGGTGGTGGCGGTGACCGCGGTGAACCTGCGCGGCATCGGCAAGACCGCGATGGCGACGTGCGCGCTGGTCGCCGTCGTGCTGTCGGTGCTCACGTTGGTCGCGGTGACCGGTGCGCCGCACGTCGCGGTGGACCGGCTGGACGGTCTGGCCGGCACCGGGATCCGGGGCGTGCTCACCGCTGCCGGGCTGCTCTTCTTCGCCTTCGCCGGGTACGCCCGGATCGCCACCCTGGGCGAGGAGGTCCGCGACCCGGCCCGGACCATCCCCCGCGCGGTGCCGCTGGCCCTGGGTACGGTGCTGGCGATCTACCTGGTGCTGGCCGTCGTCGCGCTGGGCGTGCTCGGCGAGGACCGGCTGGCCGCCTCGACCGCGCCGCTGGCCGACGTGGTGACCGCCGCCGGGCTGCCCGGCCTGGCCTGGGTGGTCCGGGCCGGCGCGACCGTGGCGGTGACCGGGGTGCTGCTCTCCCTGCTCGCCGGGGTGGGCCGGACGACCCTCGCGATGGCCCGCCGCCGCGACCTGCCCCACGGGCTGGCCGCCGTGCACCCCCGGTACGGGGTGCCGCACCGCGCCGAGGTGGCGGTCGCCGCCGTGGTGGTCGTGGTGGTGGCGCTCGGCGACGTCCGCAGCGCGATCGGCTTCTCCAGCTGCACGGTGCTGGTCTACTACGCGATCGCCAACGCCTCCGCGCTCACCCTCGGCCGGGAGCCGGGACGGCGGACGCCGGTGCAGCTGCTCGCCGCCCTGGGAC
The Micromonospora sp. R77 DNA segment above includes these coding regions:
- a CDS encoding APC family permease, whose protein sequence is MDELRRRLGVPDAVVIGLGSMLGAGVFVVFAPAAAAAGGAGVLVALALAGFIAWCNATSSARLAARYPESGGTYVYGRERLHPFAGFVAGWGFVVGKTASCAAMALTIGAYLWPGRARLVAVVAVVAVTAVNLRGIGKTAMATCALVAVVLSVLTLVAVTGAPHVAVDRLDGLAGTGIRGVLTAAGLLFFAFAGYARIATLGEEVRDPARTIPRAVPLALGTVLAIYLVLAVVALGVLGEDRLAASTAPLADVVTAAGLPGLAWVVRAGATVAVTGVLLSLLAGVGRTTLAMARRRDLPHGLAAVHPRYGVPHRAEVAVAAVVVVVVALGDVRSAIGFSSCTVLVYYAIANASALTLGREPGRRTPVQLLAALGLVGCLVLAVSLPTASVLAGFGVLALGAAGYALRHAVTRRA
- the nagA gene encoding N-acetylglucosamine-6-phosphate deacetylase, with the translated sequence MTLRVTGKVVTPTGVIRQGCVEVAGDRIRAVAEYPSVRDGHWIVPGFVDMHTHGGGGHTFTTGDADSARQAAAFHLGHGTTTLLASLVSSPFELMRDATAAYRPLVSSGVLAGVHFEGPYLSAARCGAQNPEFLRDPSTDELAELVELGGGAVRMVTVAPERDGALDAIKLLVSHGVVAAVGHTDATWAQTRAAVAAGASVGTHLFNGMRPVHHREPGPVVALLEAPNVVCELVADGVHLHDGMLGFATSVAGPERAALITDAMAAAGMPDGEYELGGQAVTVADGVARLTDGGAIAGSTLTMDAALRHAVAAGVPLPDACRMVATTPARAIGLGDQVGTLQAGLRADLVVLDDDLNVVRVMRAGAWVE
- a CDS encoding phosphatase PAP2 family protein, whose translation is MRLRPVRPAGWWWDAALLAALVALTVALATGHLFGLDRAVADWAGAHRPTAARWLAMILNYLGQGTPLTLLAAGLGVLLAVRLRSVRPVLPPVTAFVLTFLTIGPLKVWTARPAPTASVKEPFLPPDRTLPLFQHDLPVSYAQSYPSGHVANAIVWYGVLALLLGPLLASFGRTVPPHLVTLVRVLPPVIVLGTTTYLGWHWLTDSVAGLLLGLLLDRILRRVPWDDLPLPGRFRNWNRPFTSYP
- a CDS encoding DUF4032 domain-containing protein, which produces MRITSALVDPALLDLPWSTPLEEWPAQHLVALPQGISRHIVRFVRLGDYVYAFKETRERIAEREYDLLRALERIDFPSVEAVAVVADRQTDDGEPLESVLITRHLQFSLPYRALFSNTLRPETMNRLLDALAALIVRMHLTGFFWGDCSLSNTLFRRDAGAFAAYLVDAETGALHTSLSEGQRGEDLEIARVNIFGEALDLQAAGLLHESIDPEVVCEEVVARYERLWHEITYEQQIEREARHDIEGRIRRLNELGFDVAEVAMSTADNGRYLVRPKVVDAGYHTRRLLRLTGLDAEENQARRLLNDLDAYRVESDLVDEQQAAHRWLTEVFEPVVRAVPAHLRRKLEPQELFAQIIEHKWLLSEQAGRDVGMRQAVHSYLADVLVHRPDEQAVLGVEVPTAG